The nucleotide window GGATCACCATCGGCATGTTGGGCGGGGGGAGTCACCAGGTCGAAACGATCACCGTCAGTACCTATGATTCGGCGGTGATCTACATGGAACGGATCGGCAATCGGTTTGGATTGATCGTGTTCGACGAATGTCACCATCTTCCCGCCCCGAGCAACCGCCTCATGGCGACGATGGCCATCGCCCCTTTTCGCCTCGGACTGACCGCCACCCCTGAGCGGGCTGACGGCACCGAGGGGGATCTGGAACGCCTGGTCGGCCCCATCTGTCACCGTTCGGAGATCGGCGATCTGGAAGGTCGGTACCTGGCCCCCTACGAACTGAAAACCATTGCCATCGATCTGGACGAGGATGAACGGACCGCCTACAATGCCGCCTATGCCCAATACAAGGAGTTCGCCCGCGCCAGTGGCATCAGTTTTCGCGATCCCCAGGGGTGGAGCCAGTTCATCAAGGTCTGTGCCCGTTCCCAGGAAGGGCGCCAGGCCTATGCCGCCTATCGCATGCAGAAACGGATTGCCCGCGCCAGCCGCGCCAAACTCAGGGCGGTGTGGCGCCTGCTCATCCAGCACCGGCGGGAACGGGTCTTGTTGTTCACCGATGACAATGCCACCGCCTACGCCATCGCCGAAACCTTTTTCCTGCCGGTGATCACCCACCATACCCGCGCCCAGGAACGGGTACGGCTGTTGCAAGGTTTTCGCGATGGCAGCCTGCCCTATCTGGTGAATTCGCGCATTCTCAACGAAGGGGTCGATGTCCCCGATGTCGCGGTCGGGATCATCGTCTCGGGGAGCGGTTCGGTGCGCGAACATGTGCAGCGCCTGGGCCGGATCCTCAGACCTCGTCAGGGAAAACAGGCCGTTCTCTATGAGTTGGTCTCCGGCGACACCGCCGAAACCTTCACCTCGGAGCGCCGGCGCCAACATGCTGCTTATCAAAAAAATACGGAAAATTCCGAAGAATAAGCGCCAAGACAAGGGAATTCCATGCTGACGAAGGAACTGCTCCGGTTCAACCGTCTTCGTGATGGACGCATCACCCCCCGCTTCATCGATGTCCAGAACCGGTCCTATCTGAATCTGGCCGAAGAAATGATCGGTATCTATGCCCGGGGCGAGGGATCCAGTCACGAAGAGATCGCCGAAATGGTTCAACCCATCATCGATGCGAGCCGTTCTTCCCTCATCGGCAAGGGTTTGAACAAACTTCTCCTCGACCGCTGCCTCTTCAAGGAACCCGATGGACAGGCGGAGGACCTGCGAATGTCGGTGTTTCTGGAAGCAGTCCGGCATTTGGCCTCGCCCACGGTGGGTCATCTGGAGGCGTTTCGCGAGGGGGTGGCCGGGGCGTTGGGACATACCGCCGATTCCCTGACCCAGACCCTGTTTTCCGATCTTCCCAATCGCCAGACCCTGTCCCATTTCCCTTCGTTGAAAGGGGAAGCATTGCTCAACCGCTACAACATGGCCCTGGTTCAAGGGCTGTTACTGGCGGCGACCCGAATGGAAGTGACCATCCAGGAAAACGATGTCGGTCGGTTTCGCCGTTTTTTCCGGCAAATCAGATTTTTTCGCCTCCTGGCCTCCATCCGGCAAAGAGGGCCGGGGGAATATCATCTGATTCTGGATGGCCCCTTGAGTCTTTTTGATCAGGTCCGTCGCTATGGTTTTCAGTTTGCGTCGCTGCTTCCCGCCGTCTGTCATCTGCGCCAATGGACCCTGACCGCCGACGTTCGACCCAAGGGGGGGGAAGAGGGCACCTTGACCCTCGACGAGGGGAGTGGCCTGGTGGCCCAGGATGCCCATACAACGGCCTACATTCCGCCAGAGTTCGAGCGATTCGCCCTTAAATTTGCCGAGGAAAACAAGGATTGGACCCTCCTTCCCGATCCCCACCTTCTTCACTTGAAGGGATCCGACCTGATCGCCGTCGATTTTACCTTTCGTCATGGCGATGGCCAGATGGTTCATCTGGAGATGTTTCATCGGTGGCACAAGGGACCATTGTTGCGGCGCTTGCAACAATTCGACACCCCGGGTCCGGTCGCCGACCTTGCCAATCTGGCCATTGCCGTCGATCGTGGACTCGCCAAGGATCCGACCCTGGCGGACGCTCTTGAAAAATCACACTATTTTCAGGAACATGGTTTTCTTTTCAATGAATTTCCCCTGGTCAGACGGGCCGTCGCCTGCCTGGAAGGGTTCCGGACGAGGGAGAAATGAAATGATGAAGACCAACCACACCAGACATCGAAACCTTTATCGACGACGACCGGTGGATTATGATGCCACGGGTGGGGCGGCCTGGACGAAACGATCCAAGGAGGGTTGAAGGCATGAACCGATTGCTGCTGGCGTGTGATCATGGGGCCTGGATGTTGAAAAACGAGTTGGTGGCGCATGTGCGCGCCAGGCAGGGCTGGGAGGTGAACGATCTGGGTGTTCATGGTCCCGAGTCGGTGGACTATCCGGCCTATGCCGCGGAACTCTGTCGGCGAATTGTTCGTGGTGAATGTCACAGGGGTATTCTTCTGTGTGGCACGGGTCTGGGCATGTCGATGGCGGCCAATCGTTTCAAGGGGATTCGCGCCGCCCTCTGTCATGATGAATACACCGCCCGCATGTCACGCCAACACAACGATGCCAATGTCCTGGTCCTGGGCGGACGGGTGCTTGGCCCTGGCCTGGCCGTGGCCATTGTCGATGTCTGGCTTGAGGAACCGTTCGCCGGAGGCCGTCATCAGCGACGTATCGATGCCCTCGATACCCCCTTGATACCGTAGTCGGCTTCGATACCGGTATCCGCCCGGGTTCTCCCTGATGCTTCGTTGCCCGACCTCCATTTGCCGCTTCATCATATCCACGAGGATTGTCCATGATTGATTCGTCCGCCTCTCTCTCGATCGTCGATCCGGAACTTTATGCCGCCATTCGCGACGAGCTTACCCGTCAGCGCGACCAGATCGAACTGATCGCCTCGGAAAACATCGTCTCCCGCGCCGTGCTCGAAGCCCAGGGCAGCGTCATGACCAACAAGTATGCCGAGGGCTATCCCGGCAAGCGTTACTATGGTGGCTGTGATTTTGTCGATCGTGCCGAGTCCCTGGCCATCTCCAGGGCCAAGATGCTTTTTGGCTGTGAATATGCCAACGTTCAACCTCACTCGGGTTCCCAGGCCAACATGGCCGCCTTCATGGCGCTGGCCGTGGCGGGAGACCCCCTCCTCGGAATGTCGCTTGCCCATGGCGGCCACCTGACCCATGGGGCCGCCCCAAACTTTTCGGGCCAGTTGTTCCGCCCGGTTCAATATGGCCTCCATCCCGAAACCGAAACCATCAATTATGACGAAGTGGAACGTTTGGCGCACGAACATCGTCCCCGTATCATCGTCGCCGGGGCCTCGGCCTATAGCCGCGTCATCGACTTTCCCCGTTTCCGCAAAATCTGTGATGCCGTCGGTGCCGATCTGGTGGTGGACATGGCCCATTTTGCCGGTCTTGTCGCGGCAGGAGAACACCCAAGTCCCTTCCCCCATGCCGACATCGTCACCACCACCACCCACAAGACCCTTCGTGGTCCTCGTGGCGGCATGATCCTGACCAATCGGGAAGACCTGGCCAAGAAGATCAATTCAAAAATTTTTCCCGGAATCCAGGGGGGCCCGCTGGAACATGTCATCGCCGCCAAGGCGGTTGCCTTTCTTGAGGCGCTGCAACCCGAATTCAAGGAGTATGCCCGCCGCATCCGGACCAACGCCAACGCCCTGGCCGAAACCCTGGTGGCCCAGGGGCTTCGGATCGTTTCTGGAGGCACGGACAATCACCTGATGCTGGTCGATCTGACTTCGCGCAACATTACCGGCAAGGAGGCCGAGGCGGCTCTGGAACGCGCTGGCATCACCTGCAACAAAAACGCCATCCCCAACGATCCCCGATCCCCGTTCATCACCTCGGGCATCCGCCTGGGGACCCCGGCGGCAACGACCCGGGGGTTCGACGCGGAAGATTTCAGAAACATTGGACGGTGGATCGTCCGGGTGGTGGATGCCGTCTCTTCGCAGGGTGGGAGCGATCCCAAGGTGGAGGAAGAGGTGCGCCATCAGACCCTGGCCTTGTGTCGGCGTTATCCGGTTTATCCGAACATGTGATCTTTGTCGGAAAGAAAAGTAACTGCCCAGGTATCTTCCGGGTTCAATTTTTGAAAGAAAAAAGGGGTCTGTTCGCGTTTTTTGCGAAGAAGGGCAACCCCCTTGCGTGAAAACTTGCAATGCGTCCCGATCTTTTCGCAAAAACCAGGCGCGCGCCTCAAGCAAGATTCCCGCAAAAACCACGAGGGAATCTTGCTTCGGGTGAAAGGGCGCGTGAAAGTCAAAATCAAAGTCAAAACCCTGGGGGCAATCCCCCAGACCCCTTTTTTCTTTCAATATTTTTTTGAGGCATCGTTTTTTTGGAGCACGTCATGTCGATGGATTTGCGGATGATGGATCGGGCACTGCGGCTTGCCGCGCGTGGTCTGGGCCGAACCCATCCCAATCCGGTCGTCGGCTGTCTTCTGGTCCGGGAAGGGCGGGTCGTGGGTCAGGGGTTTCACCCGAAGGCGGGCCTGGGACACGCCGAGGTTCATGCCCTGGCACAAGCCGGTCCTCTGGCGCGGGGCGCCACTGCCTATGTCACCCTGGAACCATGCAGCCATCAAGGACGTACCCCGCCATGCGCCGATGCCCTGATCAAGGCCGGAGTGACCGAAGTGGTCGCCGCCATGACCGATCCCGACCCCCGAGTGGCAGGCCGGGGGTTTGCGCGGCTGAAGGAGGCTGGTATAGTGGTCCGGGTTGGCCTCCGGGAGGCCCAGGCCTGGGCGCTGAATGCCCCTTTCATCAGTCGGGTCACCCGGGGACGACCGTTGGTTTCGCTCAAGATGGCCGCGTCGATGGATGGAAAGACGGCAACCCATACCGGGCAAAGCCAGTGGATCACCGGTCCCGAGGCACGGACCAGCGTCGCCCGCCTGCGCGACACCCATGATGTGGTCATGGTCGGGATCGGGACCCTTCTCGCCGACAATCCCCGTCTGAACTGCCGCATCGCCGGGGGGCGCGATCCGATTCGACTGGTGGTCGATTCAGGTCTGCGTTTTCCATTGGATGCGGCGATTTGGACGGCATCCAATGGTGCGCCTTTGTGGATTGCCACGATTGCGGCGGCGAATCACGAAACAGCCCGCTGCCTGCGTGATCGGGGCGCGGAACTTCTGATCTGCCGTGACGACGGCCAGGGACGGGTCGATCTGGCCGACATGATGCGGCGTTTGGCCGGCATGGGGGTCAACAGCGTCCTGTCGGAGGCGGGAAGCACCTTGACCCGATCGCTGCTGACAGAGGGACTGGTGGATCGTTTGTTTTTGTACCTGGCCCCCATGTTCATCGGTGGCGTGAATGCACCCGGTCTCCTTGGTGGTGCGGGCGCATCCTTTCTGTCCGAGGCCATCGCATTGCAGGGGCTTGAGGTGACACATCTGGGCAAGGATGTGCTGTTGACCGCGACTTTGGGTGATTTCATGCGGAATGGACCATGTTTACCGGCCTGATCGAGGATACCGGCGCCATTCAGAGCCTGCAAAAAGGCGGCTCCTCGTGGATCCTGGGGGTGCGTGCCCCTTTCGACATGGCCACGGTGGCGCTGGGCGATTCCATCGCCATCAATGGGGTGTGCCTGACGGTGGTCACCAGGGAAGCGACCGGTTTTTCCGTCCAGGTCTCACGGGAGACGGTCGCGGTCACGACCATGGCACAGCTGCGCATCGGTCAGACGGTCAACCTGGAACGGGCCCTGGTTCTGGGAGGTCGCCTGGACGGACATCTCGTTCAGGGACATGTGGATTGCGTGGGTGCGGTCGAACGTCTGGTACCTCGTGGGGATTCTCTGGGCATTTGGTTCCGTGTGCCCGCCACCTTTGGGCGTTATATTATCGCCAAGGGTTCCATTGCCATCGATGGGGTCAGTCTGACGGTCAATGAAGTGGTGGATGACGACGCGGTCACCCGGTTTTGCGTCAACATCATCCCCCATACCGGAAAGAAAACCACCCTCGCCACCCTGACCACGGGCAGCCGTGTCAATGTGGAAACCGACCTCCTGGGCCGCTACGTGGAACGGCTCCTGACGGCGGGAAACCCGTTACGTCCATCATCGATCGTCGATGAGGCTTTTTTGACCAGGAAAGGTTTCTAGGGACATGTCCTCGGACTTCAACTCCATACAGGAAATCATCGAGGATTTCCGCCAGGGACGGATGATCATCCTTGTCGATGATGAAAACCGTGAGAACGAAGGCGATTTGATCATACCCGCCGAGGATTGCACGTCCGAGGCGGTGAATTTCATGGCCCGATTCGGTCGTGGTCTGATCTGTCTGGCGATGACCCGGGAACGGGTCGAATATCTTCAGATTCCGCTCATGGTGGTGGACAACGATGCCAAGTTCAAGACCGCCTTCACCGTATCCATCGAAGCGAAAACCGGTGTCACCACCGGTATTTCTGCCCATGACCGCGCCCGGACCATTGCTGTTGCCATCGATGAGCAGAGCCTTCCCACGGACCTTGTCCGTCCGGGACATGTCTTTCCCCTGATTGCCAAGGACGGCGGGGTTCTGGTACGGGCCGGACATACCGAGGCCTCGGTCGATCTGGCACGGATGGCGGGTCGCAAACCGGCGGCGGTCATCTGCGAAATCTTGAACGAAAACGGTACCATGGCCCGGGTCCCGGACCTGATTCCCTTTGCACGGAACCATGGCATCAAGATCGGGACCATCGCCGATTTGATCTCTTACAGAACCCAGAACGAAAAACTGGTCCATCGTCAGGTCGAAACCCGGCTTCCTTCCCACTTCGGGGGAGAATGGCGCCTGATCGTGTATACCAACGATGTCGATGCCTTTCAACACGTCGCCCTGATCAAGGGGGAAATCGACTCGAATCGACCGGTCCTGGTGCGGGTCCACAGCGAATGCCTGACGGGCGATCTTTTTGGTTCCGAGCGCTGCGATTGCGGCAGTCAGTTGCATTCGGCGATGCGCCATATCGGTCAGGAAGGGTGCGGGGTGCTTCTGTACCTGCGCCAGGAAGGGCGCGGGATCGGACTGATCAACAAGATGCATGCCTACAACCTTCAGGACCAGGGACTGGATACGGTCGAGGCCAACAAGAAACTTGGATTTCCCGCCGATTTGCGTGATTATGGCATCGGGGCGCAGATGCTTCGGGATGTCGGGGTTCGCAAGATCCGGATCATGACCAACAACCCGAAAAAAATCATCGCCCTGGAAGGGTATGGCCTGGAAGTGACGGAACGGGTTCCCATTGCCATTCCGGCCAACCACAGCAACGCCCAGTATCTGGCGACCAAACGCCACAAACTGGGTCATTTCCTTCCCGCAAGCCTTCCGGAGTTGGAAGAACAAG belongs to Magnetococcales bacterium and includes:
- a CDS encoding DEAD/DEAH box helicase family protein translates to MTLESSDSAPSTTRETVPSAGVRIEFDQGTLTLQGCPEDLAPVARHVHWDERTGCFRAEALDYGAIVLELHRLKIPFTDHARQFSTHPGLAGNDPPPRPHQREAIEAWIAAQRRGVVVLPTGAGKTLVAHLAIAHVRRNALIIVPTIDLMIQWHDRLQQSFGITIGMLGGGSHQVETITVSTYDSAVIYMERIGNRFGLIVFDECHHLPAPSNRLMATMAIAPFRLGLTATPERADGTEGDLERLVGPICHRSEIGDLEGRYLAPYELKTIAIDLDEDERTAYNAAYAQYKEFARASGISFRDPQGWSQFIKVCARSQEGRQAYAAYRMQKRIARASRAKLRAVWRLLIQHRRERVLLFTDDNATAYAIAETFFLPVITHHTRAQERVRLLQGFRDGSLPYLVNSRILNEGVDVPDVAVGIIVSGSGSVREHVQRLGRILRPRQGKQAVLYELVSGDTAETFTSERRRQHAAYQKNTENSEE
- a CDS encoding DUF790 family protein, with translation MLTKELLRFNRLRDGRITPRFIDVQNRSYLNLAEEMIGIYARGEGSSHEEIAEMVQPIIDASRSSLIGKGLNKLLLDRCLFKEPDGQAEDLRMSVFLEAVRHLASPTVGHLEAFREGVAGALGHTADSLTQTLFSDLPNRQTLSHFPSLKGEALLNRYNMALVQGLLLAATRMEVTIQENDVGRFRRFFRQIRFFRLLASIRQRGPGEYHLILDGPLSLFDQVRRYGFQFASLLPAVCHLRQWTLTADVRPKGGEEGTLTLDEGSGLVAQDAHTTAYIPPEFERFALKFAEENKDWTLLPDPHLLHLKGSDLIAVDFTFRHGDGQMVHLEMFHRWHKGPLLRRLQQFDTPGPVADLANLAIAVDRGLAKDPTLADALEKSHYFQEHGFLFNEFPLVRRAVACLEGFRTREK
- the rpiB gene encoding ribose 5-phosphate isomerase B; amino-acid sequence: MNRLLLACDHGAWMLKNELVAHVRARQGWEVNDLGVHGPESVDYPAYAAELCRRIVRGECHRGILLCGTGLGMSMAANRFKGIRAALCHDEYTARMSRQHNDANVLVLGGRVLGPGLAVAIVDVWLEEPFAGGRHQRRIDALDTPLIP
- a CDS encoding serine hydroxymethyltransferase codes for the protein MIDSSASLSIVDPELYAAIRDELTRQRDQIELIASENIVSRAVLEAQGSVMTNKYAEGYPGKRYYGGCDFVDRAESLAISRAKMLFGCEYANVQPHSGSQANMAAFMALAVAGDPLLGMSLAHGGHLTHGAAPNFSGQLFRPVQYGLHPETETINYDEVERLAHEHRPRIIVAGASAYSRVIDFPRFRKICDAVGADLVVDMAHFAGLVAAGEHPSPFPHADIVTTTTHKTLRGPRGGMILTNREDLAKKINSKIFPGIQGGPLEHVIAAKAVAFLEALQPEFKEYARRIRTNANALAETLVAQGLRIVSGGTDNHLMLVDLTSRNITGKEAEAALERAGITCNKNAIPNDPRSPFITSGIRLGTPAATTRGFDAEDFRNIGRWIVRVVDAVSSQGGSDPKVEEEVRHQTLALCRRYPVYPNM
- the ribD gene encoding bifunctional diaminohydroxyphosphoribosylaminopyrimidine deaminase/5-amino-6-(5-phosphoribosylamino)uracil reductase RibD — translated: MSMDLRMMDRALRLAARGLGRTHPNPVVGCLLVREGRVVGQGFHPKAGLGHAEVHALAQAGPLARGATAYVTLEPCSHQGRTPPCADALIKAGVTEVVAAMTDPDPRVAGRGFARLKEAGIVVRVGLREAQAWALNAPFISRVTRGRPLVSLKMAASMDGKTATHTGQSQWITGPEARTSVARLRDTHDVVMVGIGTLLADNPRLNCRIAGGRDPIRLVVDSGLRFPLDAAIWTASNGAPLWIATIAAANHETARCLRDRGAELLICRDDGQGRVDLADMMRRLAGMGVNSVLSEAGSTLTRSLLTEGLVDRLFLYLAPMFIGGVNAPGLLGGAGASFLSEAIALQGLEVTHLGKDVLLTATLGDFMRNGPCLPA
- a CDS encoding riboflavin synthase, encoding MFTGLIEDTGAIQSLQKGGSSWILGVRAPFDMATVALGDSIAINGVCLTVVTREATGFSVQVSRETVAVTTMAQLRIGQTVNLERALVLGGRLDGHLVQGHVDCVGAVERLVPRGDSLGIWFRVPATFGRYIIAKGSIAIDGVSLTVNEVVDDDAVTRFCVNIIPHTGKKTTLATLTTGSRVNVETDLLGRYVERLLTAGNPLRPSSIVDEAFLTRKGF
- a CDS encoding bifunctional 3,4-dihydroxy-2-butanone-4-phosphate synthase/GTP cyclohydrolase II; translated protein: MSSDFNSIQEIIEDFRQGRMIILVDDENRENEGDLIIPAEDCTSEAVNFMARFGRGLICLAMTRERVEYLQIPLMVVDNDAKFKTAFTVSIEAKTGVTTGISAHDRARTIAVAIDEQSLPTDLVRPGHVFPLIAKDGGVLVRAGHTEASVDLARMAGRKPAAVICEILNENGTMARVPDLIPFARNHGIKIGTIADLISYRTQNEKLVHRQVETRLPSHFGGEWRLIVYTNDVDAFQHVALIKGEIDSNRPVLVRVHSECLTGDLFGSERCDCGSQLHSAMRHIGQEGCGVLLYLRQEGRGIGLINKMHAYNLQDQGLDTVEANKKLGFPADLRDYGIGAQMLRDVGVRKIRIMTNNPKKIIALEGYGLEVTERVPIAIPANHSNAQYLATKRHKLGHFLPASLPELEEQDEKSS